Genomic segment of Deltaproteobacteria bacterium:
GCCCGGCGACTTGGTGCTGACCCCGAGCTGGACCTGGCACGACCACTACAACCAGGGCGAGAACAACATCGTGTGGCTGGACGTCCTCGACGTCCACCTCATGAACCAACTGGACGCCAACTTCCACGAGAACTACGGCGAGGGACCCGCGCAGCCGGTCACCAAATCCGAGGGCTACAGCCGCCACCGCCTGGGCGCGGTACGCCCACTCACCGAGAGCCCCGGCAACCGCGCCCTCCCCTACACCTACAAGTGGCGCGACACCCTCCCCGTGCTGGAGCAACTGGCGGAAACCGCCGACGGCGACCCCCACGACGGCATCCTCCTGCAGTACGCCAATCCGGTCACCGGCGGGCCCACCATGCCCACCATCGACTGCCGGGTACAGTGGCTGCGGCCGGGGGAGGAAACCCGCCCCCATCGCCATACCAGCAGCACCATCTACCACGTCATGCAAGGCGCCGGCGCCACCGTGGCAAGCAAGGACAGGGACAACGGCAACCCCATGGCCTGGACCGAGCAGGACTGCTTCGTGATCCCGTCGTGGCACTGGCACCACTTCCGGAACGAATCCCGAACCGA
This window contains:
- a CDS encoding cupin domain-containing protein; the protein is MSEVVNTDDPRLDELHRIMAENSLAGHWQPRQPMPELKPHLWRWPVIYSCLMESGEVVKLGHIDEAAKRRTVQLVNPGLTAFKSTTRTIQMSIQLVKPGERAECHRHTAAALRFVVEGDGTGYTTVEGEEMHMEPGDLVLTPSWTWHDHYNQGENNIVWLDVLDVHLMNQLDANFHENYGEGPAQPVTKSEGYSRHRLGAVRPLTESPGNRALPYTYKWRDTLPVLEQLAETADGDPHDGILLQYANPVTGGPTMPTIDCRVQWLRPGEETRPHRHTSSTIYHVMQGAGATVASKDRDNGNPMAWTEQDCFVIPSWHWHHFRNESRTEPAILFSVTDRPVLESLNLYSEEDAS